The Patescibacteria group bacterium genome includes the window TCTATAAATCTAGCTATATGCTGGAAACTCTGAAAAGTCCCTTATAGGAGGGGACTTGAGTATCTCACACTACTTATGGTATAATGTAATCATGAGTAAAAATGTGTTGAGTGCAGACAACCAGCAGGAAAGACTAATAAAGCCATTAAATCCATGGTATATTGTTGGTTTTACTGAAGGTGAGGGCACTTTCCATATAGCTTTGTATTTTGATAAAAAAATGAAATTCGGAATTAAAATTATTCCTGAATTTCATATCAATCAAAGCTATTTAAGAATTATGACATTAGAAAAGATTAAGAATTATTTTGATTGTGGTTACCTGAAACCCAATCACGCAAAAAGAGCAAACGATGATACTTATGTGTATGTAGTAAGAAATAGAAAAGATCTGTTAAACAAAATAATTCCCTTCTTCAAGAAATATCCTTTACTTTCAGACAAAAACAAAACCTTCAATTACTTTACTGAAATAGTAAATTTGCTAAATTCTGATTTAGACAAAGAAAAGGTGAAAGAAATTATAGAGATAGCTTATAGAACGAACGAAAATGGTAAATATAGAAAAAGAAGCAAAGAAGAATTACTAGCCTTATTAGAATCCTCAGAGACTATACGCTGGAATCGCCGATGAGGCGATAAGATATAGTCCGAACCCGCGGGCGATCGCGGGAGTGGAATAGAAATATTTCACCATCTCACAAGAGATCGTAACATATTTTGTCGGTCTCCTATCTGCCGCAAGCATCGATACTTGAAGGGATCCTTCTCTAGTAAGAAATTGCTACTTCTTGGAGTAATCCAAGATGACAATCCAACTAATAACGGTGAAACC containing:
- a CDS encoding LAGLIDADG family homing endonuclease, translated to MSKNVLSADNQQERLIKPLNPWYIVGFTEGEGTFHIALYFDKKMKFGIKIIPEFHINQSYLRIMTLEKIKNYFDCGYLKPNHAKRANDDTYVYVVRNRKDLLNKIIPFFKKYPLLSDKNKTFNYFTEIVNLLNSDLDKEKVKEIIEIAYRTNENGKYRKRSKEELLALLESSETIRWNRR